Genomic window (Rhododendron vialii isolate Sample 1 chromosome 4a, ASM3025357v1):
AACGTCGAATGAAACGGTTCAAGGCAGCAACCATCCCCGTAAGCCGCTGTACCTCTTTAATTGTCGTTGGAGCTCGTAGCCGCTGCACAGCCAAAATCTGGGTAGGATCAGCTTCGATTCCTCGGCGACTCACCATGTATCCTAGGAATTTCCCCGAGCTAACgccaaacgcacacttctcggcattgagacGTAGCTTCCTATGTTTTAGAACAGCAAAGACCTCTCCCAGATCTCGAAGGTGGTCCCGAGCGAATATGCTTCTGCAAACCAAATCGTCAATATAAGCTTCTACTTTTACGCCGAGCATGCCAGGAAACATCTTCGTGATGGAGCGTTGAAAAGTGGCGCCTACATTCTTCAAGCCGAACGGGACAACCTTGTAGCAGAAGGTTCCCCGAGGCGAGATGAAAGCCgttttttcttgatctttcGGGTCCAAAGCAATTTGATGGTAGCCCCGATACGCGTCCATGAAGCTTAGGCGCTCGCATCTTGCCGTTGCATCTACCATCTGCTCAATCCGAGGAAGTGGAAATCGATCCATAGGGCAGGCGTCATTGAGATTCGTGTAATCGACACAGACCCTTagcttcccatttttcttcgggACTACCACTGGGTTGGCAAGCCAGGTGGGGTATAGTACTTCCCGAATGACGCCAGCTTCCAATAGTTGATTCACCTCTGCTATCACAGCTTCGGTATGCGCGGCCGACGAGCGTCGGACTTTTTGCACAACCGGTCGCCTATTCGGATCCACATTCAATGAGTGCATGGCGAACGAAGGATCCACGCCCGGCATGTCTTGtggtgtccaagcaaagacCTCTACGTTTCTCATGAGGAATTGATACATCTCCTCTCGTTCGTCCATGCTCAATGAactcccgatcaaaaaatatcttccttCTGCCCCAGGAATGGAAAAACGTATAAGCTCCTCGGCTGACCGTTGTTCGGCAAGTACACTAACATCCTCAATCGCTGTGATAGGAGGGGCAGCCACGCATTGTACCTCCATGCAGCTCTGTTTGTTCGTTacagtgctgatgtagcatttcttggattggatttgatcgCCTCGCAGGCTTTCCTGTCGTCCGTTCCATCCGACGAATTTTACCACCTGGTGATATGTTGAAGCAACCGCTTGCATTTCGTGTAGCCAGGCTCGGCCAAGAATGACGTTGTACGGACTTGGCGAAGCGACCACCACAAATTCAATTTCCAGGACGCGTGATCCTGCTCGCACAGGGAGGGTAATCAGGCCGAGTGGCCATATCGGGGCTCCCGTAAAACTAACAAGGGGAGCTGACGCTGTCCGAAGTTGAGCGGGAGATAATCCGAGGCTCTGATAAGTTGAGAAAAACATGACATCggccgagcttccctgatctACCAGTACCCGTTGTACGGTTGATTTTTCAATGGCAATAGTGACGACGAGGGCATCTGCATGTGGAAGTTGCACTCCTCTTAAGTCGTCGGAAGAAAAAGTTATGGTACAGCCGAAGCTCGGATCTTCCCATTTTCGCTTTCCCGAAGCTCCCACGTTGCAGACTGACGCAGAGGCGACAGCCCTGTCAATTTCTGAACGAAGTTCGGCAGCCCTTCCTTCGGATACTAGCCCTTGTATCACGCTTACGAGATTGCCAACaagagggggaggaggaggaagtggATTTTGCCTAACGTCGATCCACTGATTGAGGTGACCGGCAGCTGCTAGATCTTCTAGATACCTTTTGAAAGGTGGGCATTGCGTGGTATAATGGCCACGTTCCTTATGATACGTGCACATCCCCGGTCCGCTTCCGACGGTGCCTAAGAGTACCGTCGGCCAAACAAAGAAAGGCAATTTGCCAATGATGTTAAGAAGTTTATAAATAGGTTCAGTGAATACCGTACGTTCGGCGACGTATTCGTCTGGTCGGGGTTCTCTTTTCGTTTGTGTCCAGGATTGTGGCTGAGGGTGCTGCGGGGGTCGGCCCTTGTTGTTTGACTTGTTCGATGCCTGGCCCGAGCTACCCTGGCTTCCTTGCCCTTGGCGAACGTTCGATACCTGCTTCTTCGGCGCTATCGTCTTGGCAGGTTCAGCCTTTGATGTATGTCGCTCGGCCATTGCTTCTTCGTGAACGCAATCTTTCTCGATTATGGTCATGAGCTCCCCCATTGTCTTAGGTGGATTTCGTGAGAGGTCACGAAACATTGCCGAGGTTGGGTCCAATCCATTCATGAAAGACTCGGCTGCTACCCCTTGATCACAGTCGGGAATAAGgttatagacttcccagtaacGCTCGGTATAGAGTCGCAGTGTCTCTCCCGCCGTTCTTCGCATGTTCACCAGCATCGATAATGTCTTCGGTTGAATGTTGCTGGTGACGAAGCGTTTGCTAAACTCCAATTCTAGCTCGTTAAAGCAAGAAATGGATTTGGGCTTCAACTGATTGTACCATAACATGATCGGTTCACTGAGAGTGAGCGGGAATATTTTACACATAAGAGCGTCAGAAAAGTTATGGAGGCTCATGGTTTGCCTGAAGCGACAaacgaacgcgactgcgtcTTCCTTTGCCTCATAGCGCTTCAGCTTCGGCATGACGAATCTGTCTGGCGGCCGCTCTTGTTGAATAgcatccacgaagggggaagcctttgccttcctGAGCTTCGAATTGTCTTCGGTTTTCCCTTCGGCCGCGATCTGCGGGGCGATAGGGGGAAGAACATCAGTATGCCGCTCCGGAGTCCTCCTTTTTTCCCGCCGATGGCGCCGACGGTGCTCCTCTTTTTCCTTCGGTCGTGGAGCTACTAGTGTTAAGGGCGCATGTGCCTCCCTCAAGCTCGTCAATGGGGCGTTCCGAGGTTGGAGAGCCGGGTCGATGGGTTGATACACGGTTGGCAGGCCCGTGAATTGATCGTACAGGACAATCGTATTATCGTGCTCCGAACGGTTTCCTTTGCTTTCTGTTCGGTGTCGACTGCCAGAGTTGGCAGAGTGTCGCCCATCGTGACGTTCGGAATCATGTCGCGATTGAAATGAATATTCCCGGTTGCTACTGGAATGGGGTCGCCGAGGTGGATCATTTAAGTCCACGGGCCTCTTCCCACTTTTCTGACTCATCCGTCGTTCGGAACGATGTTCTGTTCGGACAGAGTCGCCTCCCCTATTGGTTCCCGCCGTGGAGCCCGTTGCCGAGGATCTAGTACTCTCGGCTCGAATGATGCTTGTCAGCCGAGGTCGTGAAACCCCCTGATCGAGGCGCTCAAAGACGTTTCGCCGTTCGGTAACGGCAAGTTCGGCCGTTTGGGCTGGGCGAGATGGTCTACTTCGTTTGTGGGATCTCTTCGGTCGACTGGGCTCGGCATGATGTTCGTTTGCAGGGGTTTCGGCCAACCCTCCGTCCCGCTCCTCCAGCCGCTGTTGCAGCATGGTAATAACCGCTGCCTGACGTTTTTGTTCAGCCAGGGCGATATCCAACTCGGtcggtggaaaagaaagttggcgggCTACATGTGGAACCGCCCTAGCCGTTTGACGGGGCTCGAGGCTGATAGATCCGTAGCCCTCCAACCCAAGGGTAAAGTTCTCTGGGCCCGGAGGTGAGAGATGCTGAGCCATTGGTTCCGTGCAAATATGAAGA
Coding sequences:
- the LOC131323806 gene encoding uncharacterized protein LOC131323806, which produces MAQHLSPPGPENFTLGLEGYGSISLEPRQTARAVPHVARQLSFPPTELDIALAEQKRQAAVITMLQQRLEERDGGLAETPANEHHAEPSRPKRSHKRSRPSRPAQTAELAVTERRNVFERLDQGVSRPRLTSIIRAESTRSSATGSTAGTNRGGDSVRTEHRSERRMSQKSGKRPVDLNDPPRRPHSSSNREYSFQSRHDSERHDGRHSANSGSRHRTESKGNRSEHDNTIVLYDQFTGLPTVYQPIDPALQPRNAPLTSLREAHAPLTLVAPRPKEKEEHRRRHRREKRRTPERHTDVLPPIAPQIAAEGKTEDNSKLRKAKASPFVDAIQQERPPDRFVMPKLKRYEAKEDAVAFVCRFRQTMSLHNFSDALMCKIFPLTLSEPIMLWYNQLKPKSISCFNELELEFSKRFVTSNIQPKTLSMLVNMRRTAGETLRLYTERYWEVYNLIPDCDQGVAAESFMNGLDPTSAMFRDLSRNPPKTMGELMTIIEKDCVHEEAMAERHTSKAEPAKTIAPKKQVSNVRQGQGSQGSSGQASNKSNNKGRPPQHPQPQSWTQTKREPRPDEYVAERTVFTEPIYKLLNIIGKLPFFVWPTVLLGTVGSGPGMCTYHKERGHYTTQCPPFKRYLEDLAAAGHLNQWIDVRQNPLPPPPPLVGNLVSVIQGLVSEGRAAELRSEIDRAVASASVCNVGASGKRKWEDPSFGCTITFSSDDLRGVQLPHADALVVTIAIEKSTVQRVLVDQGSSADVMFFSTYQSLGLSPAQLRTASAPLVSFTGAPIWPLGLITLPVRAGSRVLEIEFVVVASPSPYNVILGRAWLHEMQAVASTYHQVVKFVGWNGRQESLRGDQIQSKKCYISTVTNKQSCMEVQCVAAPPITAIEDVSVLAEQRSAEELIRFSIPGAEGRYFLIGSSLSMDEREEMYQFLMRNVEVFAWTPQDMPGVDPSFAMHSLNVDPNRRPVVQKVRRSSAAHTEAVIAEVNQLLEAGVIREVLYPTWLANPVVVPKKNGKLRVCVDYTNLNDACPMDRFPLPRIEQMVDATARCERLSFMDAYRGYHQIALDPKDQEKTAFISPRGTFCYKVVPFGLKNVGATFQRSITKMFPGMLGVKVEAYIDDLVCRSIFARDHLRDLGEVFAVLKHRKLRLNAEKCAFGVSSGKFLGYMVSRRGIEADPTQILAVQRLRAPTTIKEVQRLTGMVAALNRFIRRSSDLCRPFFRAITTSRRRFVWTEECEQALQSLKQYLSHAPLLVKPLPDEDLYLYLAVSDHATSAVLVRREGMDHQPIFYSTVLRKTDTSSRILKFSQDLANFDIQFEPRTAIKGQVLADFFAELTPGLQDEANALAIAAEDARIQEEEVLEGPPSCHAEPLRARYSLGRKKPKRQWKLFSGDAWRLTVDGASNVHGAGAGIVLVSPSGTVHESVVSIGYTATNNEAEYEALIAGLQLALRLDADSVHVFCDSQLIVGHLNDDYQAKDQRMNAYVSHVLSLFGKFGRVEVEWIAREHNAHADALAGLASVYKTSGSRTITFDEVPKPSFEKPSEEVMAITLGPSQLDSVVAYLKNQVLPTNKREAYKIRCRAANFFLGPNDNLYRRTFTGPDLRVVHDDLVPAVLEELHSGSCGAHSGGRSLAQRALTQGYWWPKMVEQSEDYVKLCVRCQKHASLIHQPAFPLKMITSPRPFAVWAFDIVGKMPKAPGEFEYMLTATDLFTKWVEASPLIKTTAGDVERFIWKHIISRFGVPYAILSDNGSQFVASALKAFYAKRHITIQNSSVAYPQGNGQAEASNKTITRGLKRRLDRKLGKWVEELPHVLWAYRTTPRRSTGRTPFAMAYGMEAVLPLSTMIPTVRAENFNPVDNGALVGSELDFAEELRDNANLRHAAYQQEVARGYNRNVRARPFNVGDLVLRMVTEATKLTKLKDPYEGPYRVVEKIGHGVYKLAEMDGTPIANPWNAQKLRKFHG